The sequence CATGATCAGCACGCGGTCACAGGTACCGATGATTTCCGGCAGTTCGCTGGAGATCACCACAATGCCGACGCCGGCCTTCGCCAGTTGATTGATGATCCGATAGATTTCCGACTTGGAACCGATGTCCACGCCTCGGGTGGGTTCGTCGAGGATCAGCACATGGGGCTTGACCTCCAGCAGTCGCGCCAGCAGCACCTTCTGTTGGTTACCACCGGACAAGGCTCCGACATTGACCTTGCCCGAGGCGACGCGAATCGACAGTGACTTGATGGCATCAGTGGCCCGCTGCGCCGCGTGACCTCGGTCCAGCACCCCACCCGCATGGGCATCCGGCACACAGGCGCAGACATTAATGTTGTCGGCCACGCTCATGTCGAGGAACAGCCCCTGGGCTTTGCGATCTTCGGTGAGGTAGACGACGCCGGCACGGATCGCATCCGCCGGATTACGCAGTTGCGTCACGGTCTTGCCCACCACTTCCAGGGTGCCGGAGATGCGCGGGTCGGCCGCAAAAATCAGGCGTGCCAATTCGGTACGCCCGGCGCCCACCAGCCCGGCGATGCCCAGCACTTCGCCGGCGTGCAAGTCGAAGCTGCATTGGCGCACGCGTTTGCCGTCGGCCATGTCGCGCACGCGCATCACCACGGCGCCTGGGTCGTAGGCCGCATGTTCTTTCTTATAGAACCCGGAGAGGTCGCGACCTACCATCATCTTCACCAGCACCTCGGCAGACAGCACGTCCCGGGCCAGTTCGCCAACGTATTCGCCGTCACGCAGCACCGACACGCGGTCCGACAGTTCATAAATCTCGGCCATGCGATGGCTGATGTAGATGATCGCCAGGCCTTGGCTGCGCAGTTGTTTGATCAAGGCGAACAGCCGGTCCGTCTCGCGGGACGACAACGGCGTGGTGGGCTCGTCCATCACTAGGATTTTGGCGTGGGCATGTAGGGCGCGGGCGATTTCCACCAATTGGCGTTCGGCAATCGACAGCGTGCTGATCCGGGTTGATGGTTTGAACTCGGCCCCCAGCCGCGCCAGGACTTCAATACAACCGGCCTCCATCCCCTTGCGGTCGATGGTCCAGCCACGGCGCAGCTCACGGCCCAGGTAGATGTTCTCGGCCACGCTCAGGTTCGGGCACAGGCTCAACTCCTGATAGATCACAGCGATGCCGAGGGCTTTGGCGGTGCCAGGGGTGTAACGGGCGACAGGCTGGCCTTCGATGCGGATTTCGCCGCCATCATCGGCCTGATAGGCACCGGAGAGAATTTTCATCAGGGTCGACTTGCCGGCGCCGTTCTCGCCCATCAAGGCGTGGATTTCACCGGGGAAGACTTTCAGGCCGACGTTTTTGAGCACCCGCAGGCCGTTGAAGGTCTTGGAGATGGCGCGCATTTCAAGCAGGGGAATTGCGGTGGTTTCAAGGTGCATGGTGACCCCGATATTTTTATTGTTGTACCTGGATCATCACCGATAACGCGGTATCGGGTGACCTGATTGGGGTCGACTCTAATCAGATAAATTTACTTGCGCAAGCGCTTGCGTGCGCCTTTTATCGGATGATGAAACGTTTCATCACGTACTAAAAGAGATAAACACGCACGATCATTCAGGCCATTTCCCCACTCATCTCAAACAACTGTTTGATGGTCTCGCCCAGCAAAGGCAGCCAGTCAGTCTGTTTGTTAGCTATAGCAAGATGCACCAATAGGCTGCGGTCTTGGCCTAAGGATCAGCCTTTCCAAGGTCTTTGAGCATGCCGCCCAATACGCTTGAAACCTCCAGCTCAGGGCAGTGAAGATCAAGGGTGGGAGTTGTCGAGCCTCGCCGGGGCTCGACAACTCCCACAAGGTGTTCACATCGCCGGTTAGATCTTCATCCCTGGCCTGATGCGACTGATTTTTTAAAGACCTTGAAAGGGCTGGACCTAAGGATCCAGCACCCCACCACTCCAGTTCTCCGACAAACGACTGCCGGTAAACTTCGCCACCACAGAGCCCTGGGCTATCAACCGCTCCCGATGCCGAGTCACCAGCCGCCCGGTTTGTGCAGCACGTAGCACAACCTCAGAGCCCGGGTCGCCGGGCCGCCGGATAATCCTGGCAAACCGCTCGCCCTCCTCGATCGCGTCACCCAAGGCTTTTTCAAACACCAGCACGCCCGCACAAGGCGCAAGAACGGTCTCCATGCAGCCCATGTCTATGACCTGCCCTTGCCACTCGGAAATCACCGCAACTTCATCGATGACCCCGCTTACGCAGAGCCAGGCCCAGAGACCTTCGGCGTCCTGCTGTGCCAGCGCGTCGCTCACATCCGCCTGGCCTCGCAGTTCAATGGTTGCCGCCAGTCGTGGGTCGGCATGGGCAATGATGGTTTCTTCAAAAGAACCATCTCCGCCCTCGTCCCAGACAATCACCAGGTCCACCTTCAAGGCCGCCGCCAACGCCAAACCGTCAGGCCAGAAGTTGCGATGGATGTACAGGTACGGCAAGGCCTCGTCATCGGTGTGCAGGTCCAGCACCAGATCGGCATCACCGGCCAGTTGCACCAGGCTCTTTTGCCAGTGCGCGAGGTTGCTGGCCGGCCGTTCCATTGCCAGGGAGTGATCGAAAGCGCGGTTGAAATTCTGCCCGGTAGCATCGTGAAAACGCCCCAGCAAGCGCCCCTGGCGAAACTGGCCGATGCCGAGCGGGTTGGCCTGGGGCACCACCGTGATACTGCCCTTGAGCCGCCCTTGATCCTGGCATGCCTGCAAACGGGGCAACAGTTGATGCAGCACCAGCATCCCGGCGATTTCGTCGGCGTGTACCCCGGCTTGCAGGTGCACCCTCGGTCCACTGCCGTCGCCTTCAAAGCGCCAGGCGCCAACCTGCAGCGTATTGCCCGAGTCTCCGGTCACTTGCCAGGAAATATCTTTTGCCATGCCGCGCCCTCCTCTCATCATTTGTGGGTAGAGATTGAACACCCGTTCAACTAATCTGATTGCTCTGGTATTCCTCCAAGGCCATTGCCGTGACTGTCGACCCTCCCAAATTGCGCCGTGCCGACCCCGACGAGCGCCGCGACTTGCTGATAGCCGCCACCCTCACGAGCTTGGCCCGAGATGGTCATGCCGGGATTTCCGTACGGCGGATCGCGGCGCAAGCCGGGGTTTCCGTGGGCTTGCTCAATCACCATTTCGGTAGCATCGATGCCCTGATCGCCGAGACCTATCACAAACTGGCCAGCGAGCTGACCGCTGCGCTGTGGCAGGAAGTCGATCTGGTCCAGGGCCCTGCTGCGCGGCTGGATGCTTTCCTGGTCGGTTCGTTTTCCTCCCGGATCATGGACCCCAAGCTGCTCGGCGTGTGGGTGGTGTTCTGGAGCTTGATTCGCCACTCGCCTCACGTGAATGAGTCCCATGAAAAAAGTTACCGCGCCTACCTCGAACTGATCCGCCAACTGCTCGACGACCTGGCCGTCAGCGAAGGTTTGGTGATCCACGACACTCGCCTGGCTGCCATCGGCTTATCGGCGATGCTCGACGGACTCTGGCTCGAGGGGTGCCTCAACCCCGACACCTTCAGCCCCGCCAACGGGCTGCACATCTGTCGCTGCTGGGTACAGGGGCTGCGTCACGGAGCATTCGGCGCCGACCACGTCCTGTGACTCGGAATGCCGGGCGCTGAGCATGGCCAACGTGCCGCTGACGGCAATCAGCACGGCACCGATGATCAACGAGACGTCCATCGAGGTGCCCCAGATCAGGCTCGATAGCAGGAATGCCCAAATCAACCCCGTGTATTCGAACGGCGCCAACAAGGTTGCAGTGGCACGGCGGAAGCTGGCGAACAGCAGGAACTGACCAATGCCGCCCACCAACCCTGCCGCCAACATGCCCAACCAGGCTGGCGTGGGTGACGGCGTGTGGGTCCAGGGCAACGTCACCGCCATGCACATCACAAACACCACATTGGTGATCAACATCTGCTCCAGCACCGAAGTGCCGGGATCGACCTGGCGCAGTTGGATATAGGTAAAAGCCCAGCACAAGGCCGCTGCCAATGTGAGCGCTATCGGCAGCGGATCGACCATGTTGCTGGGCCGGCAGGCAATCACTACGCCGACAAAG is a genomic window of Pseudomonas sp. ADAK18 containing:
- a CDS encoding DMT family transporter; translation: MNNADRSLQGIALCSLAYAFLALQDAAIKWLVADYSVFTILFWRSLVVVVACVIAGRLGLLRRAWHSGSRKLLIVRGLLSLLAWLLYYTAAKDLTLAEMTTLYFSAPIMVTLLAALILKERASRGQWISLVIGFVGVVIACRPSNMVDPLPIALTLAAALCWAFTYIQLRQVDPGTSVLEQMLITNVVFVMCMAVTLPWTHTPSPTPAWLGMLAAGLVGGIGQFLLFASFRRATATLLAPFEYTGLIWAFLLSSLIWGTSMDVSLIIGAVLIAVSGTLAMLSARHSESQDVVGAECSVTQPLYPAATDVQPVGGAEGVGVEAPLEPESVEHRR
- a CDS encoding succinylglutamate desuccinylase/aspartoacylase family protein, with translation MAKDISWQVTGDSGNTLQVGAWRFEGDGSGPRVHLQAGVHADEIAGMLVLHQLLPRLQACQDQGRLKGSITVVPQANPLGIGQFRQGRLLGRFHDATGQNFNRAFDHSLAMERPASNLAHWQKSLVQLAGDADLVLDLHTDDEALPYLYIHRNFWPDGLALAAALKVDLVIVWDEGGDGSFEETIIAHADPRLAATIELRGQADVSDALAQQDAEGLWAWLCVSGVIDEVAVISEWQGQVIDMGCMETVLAPCAGVLVFEKALGDAIEEGERFARIIRRPGDPGSEVVLRAAQTGRLVTRHRERLIAQGSVVAKFTGSRLSENWSGGVLDP
- a CDS encoding sugar ABC transporter ATP-binding protein, whose translation is MHLETTAIPLLEMRAISKTFNGLRVLKNVGLKVFPGEIHALMGENGAGKSTLMKILSGAYQADDGGEIRIEGQPVARYTPGTAKALGIAVIYQELSLCPNLSVAENIYLGRELRRGWTIDRKGMEAGCIEVLARLGAEFKPSTRISTLSIAERQLVEIARALHAHAKILVMDEPTTPLSSRETDRLFALIKQLRSQGLAIIYISHRMAEIYELSDRVSVLRDGEYVGELARDVLSAEVLVKMMVGRDLSGFYKKEHAAYDPGAVVMRVRDMADGKRVRQCSFDLHAGEVLGIAGLVGAGRTELARLIFAADPRISGTLEVVGKTVTQLRNPADAIRAGVVYLTEDRKAQGLFLDMSVADNINVCACVPDAHAGGVLDRGHAAQRATDAIKSLSIRVASGKVNVGALSGGNQQKVLLARLLEVKPHVLILDEPTRGVDIGSKSEIYRIINQLAKAGVGIVVISSELPEIIGTCDRVLIMREGQLVAEVGGASGHEISQERIIDLATGGEQVAAHG